The nucleotide window CGTTTTTCCAAGGCCGGATTGTCCCGGCGAAGCTCCAGGGCCAGGCGGGTGCTCCCTTCCCAGCGCAGGGAAACCTCCAGGCCGATCCCTTCCCGCTTGAAACGGTTGGTGAACGGAGCCCGCAGGACCTGCGCCAGGCTGGCGCAGGAGGGCAAGACCTTGAGCGGATCACGGTGGGTCTGGACGATATCCGCATCAGGATAGACCTGCAGCAGCGCATCGAGCGCCATCAGATGGCTCGGCGCCTTGAGCACCCAATGGGTGCCGGGGCAGCGCCATTGCAGCTGTTGCAGGAATTGCCGGTGAAAGGCATAGGCCGGGCGCTTGTCCTGCCGATCATGCCAGGCGCGGTAGGAATAGACCTGGTACATGCTCTCGAAGACATAGCTCATGAAGGAATGATCGGTGATGGCGATGCATTCCTGGGGGTAGCGGGCATGGATCAAGTGGAATTTCTCGAATTCCGGCATCAGGACATCGAGCCACTTCAGTTGCCGTTCGGTCCGGGCGATGCGGGGATCGCTGTCGTAGGAATCCCGCTTGGGAGGAGGGGAGGGGTTCATGACCTCCCAAATCTGGGGTGCGCGGCAACGGGGATCCTGCGCCAGCAGCGTATGCAGAAAGGTCGAGCCGCTGCGGGGAAGACCGGTGATGAAGAGTGGACGCCGGATCGGCTGCTCAGCGATCGCGGGATTGCGCCGGCGGTCCTCCGCAATGCGCAGCCTGTTGCAGAGCATGCGCACGATTTCGGAATGCACGCAGATGCGCCCGATCAGATTGAGGTCGGCATCGGCTTCAAATGAGCGCAGCAGGATACGAAAGGGTTCGTGAAACGAGTCGCCCCCGAAATCGTCCAGGCCCGTGAGCCTGCGGCTTTTTGCCAGGAGGACCTCCGGGTCCAGACTGAAGAACTGGCGGCCATCGTGCAGCGCGATCCGGCTGAAGGCATTGATGCGGGGCAGCAGGGCCGAGCCCAGGCGGCACAGGGTTCCGTGTGCGCTGGGCATCACAAGCAGGTTTTGACTGTGTGGCTTGTTCTCTTGATGCATCGACTGGCTCCTTCCGGTATGTTTCCTCAGATTCAGAGCGCCGCTGCCTCTTCACATAGAGGGTAGTGTATTTCCCTTCGATGTCAACGCCCCCCCGGTACTCGTGCCGGGGCCGCAGGCGGCCGAGAGGTTCAGAGCAGGCTGTTGTCGTGCAGGTAATCGATAATGGCATCGGCGCATTCGCCGACCTGCCGGTTCGTGGTGCCGAGCCGCAGCTCGGGCGTGCGGGGGGGCTCGTAGGGCGAATCGATGCCGGTGAAGTTGGGGATCATCCCCTGGCGCACCTTGCGGTAGAGCCCTTTGGGATCACGGCGCTCGCACTCCTCCAGCGGGGTGTCGACGTGGATCTCGACGAATCTTCCGGCCGGCAGGATCTCGCGCACCATGGTCCGCTCTGCGCGAAAGGGGGAAATGAACGCGGTGATCACGATCAGGCCGGCATCGGTCATCAGCTTGGCCACCTCGCCGATGCGCCGGATGTTTTCGATCCGCCCCGCTTCGGTGAAGCCCAGGTCCCGGTTGAGCCCCTGGCGGATATTGTCGCCATCCAGGAGCATGGTATGCCGCCCCCGGGTGTGCAGCTTGCGTTCCAGGCAGTTGGCGATGGTCGATTTGCCCGCACCGGAGAGGCCGGTGAGCCAGATTACGCAAGGCTGCTGCCCCTTGATGGCGGCCCGCTCGGGCGGGGCAACCTCTTCGCACTGTCGGGGGACGTTGTCGGCGCGGCGAAGTGCATGCAGGATCATTCCGCAGGCCACGGTCGTATTGGAAAGGCGGTCGGTCAGGATGAAACCTCCGGTTTCGCGGTTTTCCCCGTAGGGGTCGAACGGTATCGGCCGGGAGAGCGACAGTTCCACCTCACCGATGTCATTGAGCATGAAATGATCCGCTGCGAGCCGCTGATAGGTATCCGGTTCGATCCGCCCCCTGATGCGGGTGATCCCGGCGGTCGCCGTTCCGGCCAGCCCCTTGAACAGGTAATGCCTGCCGGCATAGAGCGGTTGATCGTCCATCCAGACCAGCCGCACCTTGAAAAGGTAAGCCAGCTCCATCTGCCGATCGTCGGCAACGATCATATCCCCCCTGACGATATCGTGCTCCCCTTCCAGGCAGAGTGCCACGGACATGCCCGCCGAGGCGTTCTGCATCGGGCCGTCTCCGCACCATAGCTCCCGTATCCGCGTTCGCAGGCCTGACGGCAGGACCGCCACAGGGTCGCCGCACTTCAGGCTGCCTGAGACCACGGTGCCGGCATAGGCGCGGAAGGTACCGGTTCCTCCCCGGCGGAGGTCCTGCTCCACCTTTTCCTGCCAATTCCCTCCGGAGCGGGCCACCTTGATCACGTACTGCACCGGGAAGCGGGAGGGGGCCTCCAGCATGCCCTCACCCGGCGCGATTGCATGCAGCCAGCCCATGACCGTCAGCCCGTCGTACCAGGGCATCCGGGTCGAAAGATGCGTCAGGTTGTCGCCGAACAGTCCCGAAACAGGGATGGCGAGGCACTCCGCCGGGGGCAGGCCGAAACGTTCCAGATCCACAGCCACGTGGTTGCACTGTGCCTGGATCTCCCGGAAGGTCTGCTCGCTCCAGCCCGTAGTGTCCATCTTGTTCACGGCGAACAGGAGCCGGCGGATGCCCATCAGGGCACAGATCAGGACATGCCTGCGGGTTTGGGGCAGCACCCCTTGGCGGGCATCCACCAGGATCAGAGCGGCACTGCACCGGGAAGCGGCGGTAGCCATGTTTCTCGTGTAGCGTTCGTGACCCGGAGTATCCGCCACGATGAAATGGCGCCGCGTGGTGATGAAGTAGCGGTAGGCAACATCGATGGTGATGCCCTGCTCCCGTTCGGCGCTCAGCCCGTC belongs to Geobacter sp. SVR and includes:
- a CDS encoding sulfotransferase, yielding MHQENKPHSQNLLVMPSAHGTLCRLGSALLPRINAFSRIALHDGRQFFSLDPEVLLAKSRRLTGLDDFGGDSFHEPFRILLRSFEADADLNLIGRICVHSEIVRMLCNRLRIAEDRRRNPAIAEQPIRRPLFITGLPRSGSTFLHTLLAQDPRCRAPQIWEVMNPSPPPKRDSYDSDPRIARTERQLKWLDVLMPEFEKFHLIHARYPQECIAITDHSFMSYVFESMYQVYSYRAWHDRQDKRPAYAFHRQFLQQLQWRCPGTHWVLKAPSHLMALDALLQVYPDADIVQTHRDPLKVLPSCASLAQVLRAPFTNRFKREGIGLEVSLRWEGSTRLALELRRDNPALEKRFFDVRYPDLKRDPMEVVRGIYRHFERELTSEAEAAMQRFVAENPKDKHGIHRYTLEEFGLDRETEWNRFRFYTDQYGIAPER
- the cysC gene encoding adenylyl-sulfate kinase is translated as MANGNGILRFLACGSVDDGKSTLIGHLLHLSGNLYDDQVLMLQQESAQLGTAGEVIDYSLLLDGLSAEREQGITIDVAYRYFITTRRHFIVADTPGHERYTRNMATAASRCSAALILVDARQGVLPQTRRHVLICALMGIRRLLFAVNKMDTTGWSEQTFREIQAQCNHVAVDLERFGLPPAECLAIPVSGLFGDNLTHLSTRMPWYDGLTVMGWLHAIAPGEGMLEAPSRFPVQYVIKVARSGGNWQEKVEQDLRRGGTGTFRAYAGTVVSGSLKCGDPVAVLPSGLRTRIRELWCGDGPMQNASAGMSVALCLEGEHDIVRGDMIVADDRQMELAYLFKVRLVWMDDQPLYAGRHYLFKGLAGTATAGITRIRGRIEPDTYQRLAADHFMLNDIGEVELSLSRPIPFDPYGENRETGGFILTDRLSNTTVACGMILHALRRADNVPRQCEEVAPPERAAIKGQQPCVIWLTGLSGAGKSTIANCLERKLHTRGRHTMLLDGDNIRQGLNRDLGFTEAGRIENIRRIGEVAKLMTDAGLIVITAFISPFRAERTMVREILPAGRFVEIHVDTPLEECERRDPKGLYRKVRQGMIPNFTGIDSPYEPPRTPELRLGTTNRQVGECADAIIDYLHDNSLL